TCACAGCAAAAGTCATCGGAATCGATGATGATTACGTAACCCTGAATGCAGGCTTGAAATCAGAAGGTATCGTTGCTGTCGAGGAATTTCAAGATAAAAATGGTCAATTGGAAATTCACTTAGGCGATACTGTCGAAGTAGCCCTCGATTCTGTAGAAGATGGCTATGGTGAAACATTGCTCTCCAGAGAAAAAGCAAAACGCCAGGAAGCATGGCGTAAACTGTCTAAGTGCCATGAAAACAACGATACAGTGACTGGATTGATTTCTGGTAAAGTTAAAGGTGGTTTCACTGTTGAAATCGGCTCAATCCGCGCATTTTTGCCAGGTTCTTTGGTTGACGTCAGACCTGTTCGCGATCCTTCCTATCTTGAAGGTAAAGAATTAGAGTTTAAAGTTATCAAAATGGATCTGAAGCGCAATAATATTGTTGTTTCGCGTCGTGCTGTTGTTGAAGAAGAAAGCAGTGCAGACAGACAAGCGCTTCTTGAATCATTACATGAAGGCCAGGTGCTCAATGGTATTGTCAAAAATCTCACTGATTATGGTGCATTTATTGACTTGGGTGGTATCGATGGCTTATTACACATTACTGATATTTCCTGGAAACGCGTTAAGCATCCAAGTGAAGTACTCACAGTAGGTCAGGATGTTCGTGTTAAAGTATTAAGCTTTGACAGTGAGCGTAACCGTGTTTCGCTAGGTATGAAGCAATTAGGCAACGATCCTTGGGTTGATTTGGTTGAACGTTATCCTGTTGGTAAAAAACTCCAAGGTAAAGTGACTAATATTACTGATTATGGTTGCTTCGTTGAAATTGAAGAGGGCGTGGAAGGTTTAGTTCATATGTCTGAAATGGATTGGACTAACAAGAACGTTCATCCAAGTAAAGTTGTTTCAATGGGTGATATTGTTGACGTGATGGTTCTTGAAATTGATGAGGAACGCCGTCGTATCTCCCTTGGCATGAAACAATGTGTTGGTAATCCCTGGCATCAGTTTTCACAAACTCACAGCAAAGGTCAAAAAGTTAAAGGCAAGATCCGCTCAATCACCGACTTTGGTATATTTATTGGTCTAGATGGTGATATTGATGGCTTGGTTCACTTGTCTGACATCTCCTGGAACACTCCGGGCGAAGAAGCTGTAAAACAATTCAAGAAAGGTCAAGAGTTGGAAGCAGTTATTCTGGCTATCGATGCTGAGCGTGAGCGTATTTCTTTAGGTTTAAAACAACTGGAAGGTGATGCTTTCACTACCTATGTTGAAGAGAATACTAAAGGCGCAATCGTTAAAGGTAAAGTGATTGCTGTTGAACCTAAGACTGTAACCATTGAACTGGCCCCCGAAGTTGTTGGTACTATTCGTGCTAATGAGTTATCTGAGGAAAGAGTTGATGATGCAACTACTCTCTTTAAAGAAGGTGATGAGGTTGAGGCAAAAATTATCAATATTGATAAGAAAAACCGCACCATCGCACTTTCTGTTAAAGCGAAGGATGCTCAAGATCAAGCTGAAGCTATCAAAAAATATTCACGAAGTGGTGATGTGGCTTCAACTACATTGGGTGATTTGCTTAAAGAAAAAATGGCAAGTAAAGAAGGCGAATAATTTTGTCTGAACTAAAAAAAGCGTAGATATCTACGCTTTTTTTTTATTTTGATTGTCAAATTTTTTCGGAATGGTAGAGTATTACGATGTCTTTGGGTTTTCTAGCAAACCATTCATTATAGGAATAATGCATGCGTTTATTTATGATGATATTTTATTTGCTATTGATTCTGTTAGGAGTAACATTTGCTGCCTTGAATGCTTCTTCAGTTGCCGTTAACCTTTATTTCACAAAGGTAACCATGCCTATATCTGTTTTGATGACAATCATGCTTGGAATTGGCTTGTTATTAGGTTTTCTTTTGTTTTTGTATCGGTATTGGCGCCTTAAGGTAGAACATTTACGATTAAAAAATCAATTTAAACTGACGGAAAAAGAAATTAAAAATTTAAGGTCGATTCCCTTACAAGATCAGCACTAGCGTTGAATGATTAATGGATAATTACGTTATCATTGGCATAATTTGGCAGATGACACATAGACTTTGGACAAACGAAATAATGGAGAGCTTTAATGATTAATTTATGGCCATTATTGTTACCTGCTGCCGCTTGGTCAGGTTGGTGGGTTGCTAGCCGTAATTATTCTGGCAAAGAAGCAGAGTTCAATAACCGTTTATCTCGTGAATATGTGGTCGGTTTAAATTATTTGTTAAATGAGCAACCGGATAAAGCAGTTGATGTTTTTATTAAACTTCTTGAAGTGGACAGTGAGACGGTGGAAACACATCTTGCTTTAGGAAGTTTGTTTCGCCGTCGCGGCGAAGTAGACAGGGCTATTAGGATTCATCAGAATTTGATTGCTCGGCCTCAATTAAGTTTAAGGGAAAGAAAAGAAGCATTAATGGCGCTTGGCCAGGATTATATGAGTGCGGGAGTTTTTGACCGTGCTGAGCGTATTTTTTTGGAAGTTGTTGAAATGGGTGGAGGTAATGAAACTTGTAGTTTGCAAGGATTACTGGCCATCTATCAGCAAGAAAAAGCTTGGGAAAAGGCTTTGGATATTATCAAAAAAATAGAATTGTCATTAGGGCAGAGCATGCATATCCAGGCTGCGCATTACCATTGTGAAATTGCACATCAAGCCTTAAAAAATAATTTAATAGAAAAAGCACAAAATGCGATTAAACAGGCGCTGGTGGTAGATAAAATGTGTGTTCGCGCTAGTTTAATGCAAGCCTCACTGGAGATGCTTCAGGGGCGATACAAACAAGCCATTCGCTCCTTAAGGCGTGTTCCTCAACAAGATCCTGACTTTCTTAGCGAAATAATAGAACCTCTGGTAACCTGTTACCGCGAGCTCAATGAGATGCAAGAATGCGTCACTTTTTTGCAAGATACACTCGCTGAGCATCCGCGTGCTTCTACCATCTTTGTGATTGCTGAGTTTTTGCGTCACGAAAAAGGTGTGGATGTGGCTATCGACTTTGTCTCAGAAAAGCTCAGCGTCCATCCTTCCATCAGAGGACTAAATCGTCTTATTTTTTGGCATCTTGAGACAGCGCATGGCAAAGTTAAAGAGAAATTACAGATGCTCTATGATATTACAAGTAAATTTTTAGATAACAAGCCAATTTATCGTTGTGGCCATTGTGGGTTTGGCGGAAAACATTTGCATTGGCATTGCCCAAGTTGTAAGCAGTGGGGTAGAATGAAGCCAGTTCATGGTTTGGAAGGAGATTAATTCCAAGCTTAGGTATGAAAGCTAAAGTTAACTTAAATTCTACGTCCCGCGACTTGTTTGCGAGATTCAGAAACCTTTCAGCATCACTGGGATCTGCGTAAACCCGCGGAAGGTAGAAGGCAAGATGCCATGGTAATTAGTTAAAAATGCGCCTTAATTGTCTTCTTGGCGAATGAGAGAAAAAAATGCAATTTATTGATCTGAAAAAACAATACAAGTTGATAGAAAATGATGTTCTACGTAGTATTCAGGCTGTTCTAGAACATGGACAGTATATTATGGGGCCTGAAATAGAAAAATTAGAAGAGCAATTGGCAAAATTTTTAGGGGTTAAACATGCCATTGTCAATTCTAGTGGTACAGATGCGTTGCTTATGGCGCTACTGGCATTAGAATTAGAACCTGGAGATGAGGTCATTACAAGTCCCTTTAGTTTTTTTGCTACTGCTGAAGTGATTGCCCTTTGTCAGGCCAAACCTGTGTTTGTGGATATTGATCCTCTGACTTACAATATTGACTCTACTAAAATTGAATCAAAAATTACGCCAAAAACTAAAGCAATTATGCCAGTTAGTTTGTACGGACAGTGTGCCGACATGCATGCTATTAATCGCTTAGCCAAACGTTATGGTTTGCCGGTAATCGAAGATGCAGCTCAAAGTTTCGGAGCCACCTACCATGGTCTTTATTCCGGCGCCTTAACAACCATCGGTTGTACCAGTTTCTTTCCTTCCAAGCCTTTAGGAGGATACGGTGATTCCGGTGCATGTTTCACAGATGATGATATTTTGGCAGAAAGAATGCTTGAGATCCGAATCCACGGTCAAAATGCTAGGTATTGTCACCGCAGAGTAGGAATTAACGGGCGCATGGATACTATTCAGGCAGCCATTCTAATCGAAAAATTGAAACTATTTCCAGACGAAATTGCCCTTAGGCAGAGAGTAGCACAGCGTTATGAGCAATTGTTGTCAGGTATCGTCAAGATACCAGTTATTATGCCAGAAAATACTAGCGTTTTTGCTCAGTATACCATTGAAGTTCCTAATCGTGATGATTTTCAGAAGAAAATGCAGGCACTCGGTATCCCTACTGCTGTTCATTATCCTGTTGCAATGCATCAACAGGAGGCGTTAGCCTATTTAGGCTATAAATTGGCGGATTTTCCCCATGCCGAAAGAGCCAGCAAGCACGTCGTCAGCTTACCTATGCATCCTTACCTGACCTTAGAGGAACAGCAAATGGTGGCTGGTGCAGTCAAATCTTGTTTAGCGACGGAATTCGCGGGAGCATAGGTTGAATTCAAAACTTATTGTTGCTCTTGATTTTCATCAGCAGGAAGATGCATTGGCGTTGGTAAATCAGTTAAATCCGACGCAGTGTGCGTTAAAGGTCGGTAGTGAAATGTTTACCTTATTTGGTGTACATTTCATTAAGCAACTTATTCAGAAAGAGTTTAAAATTTTTCTGGATCTAAAATTCCACGATATTCCAAATACAGTGGCGAAGGCCTGTAAAGCCTGTGCAGAACTTGGTGTGTGGATGATTAATGTTCATGCTTCAGGCGGTTTAACAATGATGCAAGCGGCCAAAGAAGCCATAGCCAGCTATGGTTCTCTGCGCCCCTTGCTGATTGCTGTAACCATTTTGACCAGCTTAAATCAACGTGATCTGTTGTCAATCGGAATAGATCATTCGTTAGAAACTCAGGTGGAGAAATTAGCGAGATTAGCACATCAGGCGGGATTAGACGGTGTAGTGTGTTCCGCACATGAAGTCGCAGCGATAAAAAAAGCCTGTGGAAATTCGTTTCTTACTGTTACCCCAGGAATTAGGCTATCAGATAGTAAAAAAGATGATCAAAGTCGAACAATGACGCCTTCGCAAGCTATCGCACTTGGTAGTGATTATCTGGTAGTGGGCCGTCCAATTACCAGTTCATCTGATCCTGTAACAATCATTGACCATATTAATTCTGCTATTAGTCTCTAATCTGCTTGCGCGGCTAATGTCTTCTGTCATTTTGAAATGCTTTGTCCTCAAACGATTCAATAATGGGATTTATTTATCCATAGATTTATGATAATTATAAAAATAGTCAAATTATTTAACAAAAACTACTCTCCATTTCACGAACACAGGATTGTCGTGTAAGGTAACTCGCAACTAAAGGAATAGACTATGCCACGAGAGGAAGTGTTGAGTGCATTGTTGCACCAGGATATAGTGCTTCAACCGAATATTCTTTTATTAAAGAAGTTCTTACTTACCGTTCATCAAGGCTGGTTTCGTATTAATGGTTTACCCCCGGATAAAAAATATACCTTAGCTGATTATCTATTGGATGATGAAAAACTTATTATCGATTTCACTCGCATGAGTGAACAATCTCGAGACGAATTTTTAAAATGGTTTCTAAAGCCACACCGCAGTAATGCACATGAAGCTTTACTAAGCGGGGTTACAACGAATAATTACCGTGGTTATACCGCTGAAGTGGGCTTAAGCAAATGGGGGCGAATCATTAATTTCTTGCTTTATCGTAAAAAATCCTATCATTGGAATCTGGTTTCTCAAGGGAAATTTGATGATTGTGAATCTTCAGGCATAGAGCTCTGTCAGGATTCTCATGGTCTATTAATTGGTTTAAACCAATTTTTTCTTAAAGATACGGACACCAAATACCATGAACTCCATGATAACCAAAGTAAACCACTGCGAAATTGCAAGCGCATATTGTTAACTGATGCAATGGTAAAAAAATTAATTGCTACTGATTTAACTTCCTATGATTTTGCATCAGCAATTTCTCAACCCCATCCCTTTTCGATTCACGTGGTTTCAGAAGCCAAGCGAATACAAGCGATGCTCGAATATCGAGAAACTCAGCGATTAATTAGAAAAAAAGCCTGGTATAAGCGCTTGTGGGATTGGTTTCAATCCCTATTTGTGAGAGGGACTTCTCAAGACATTGAAATGACAGAAATAGATTCAGGTTGCAAAAAATATCACCTGTTATTTGCTGAAAAAGATGTTCAAGTGTTTAAGCGTAATAGCGATGGAAAAATTTTTGTAACAGAGAAGCGACCCGATTTAGACAGTATGGTATTTTGTGGTGGAGGAGCAAAAATTTTTGCCCACGTTGGTGCACTAAAGGCATTTGAGCAAGTAGGAATTAAGCCGACTAAATATGCAGGAAGTTCAGCTGGTGCTATTATGGCGGCGCTTTGTTATCTGGGATACTCTTCTGAAGATATTCTGAAATTTTTTCAGTGGTTTAAGCAAGATAATATTATTCATTATGAAATAGACAGCTCAGGACTTTCTGATGCACGCGCTATGAAGGCTGCTCTTGATTATATGGTGATCAAAAGAGTTGATGAAATCATTCAACAATACGAAGTTGATAAAACACCTGAAGGCCGAAGGTTTTTAGCTGAAAAAGTGTTTAAACATGGAAAAATTACTTTTGAGTCGCTTCATTTTCTTAAGGAACGTTATCCAGATTGTAATCTGGGAGAGAAATTAATAGTTACTGCCACTAATGTAAGGAGCAGAAAAACGCGTTACTTTTCCTATGCTAGCACCCCATGGATGGAAGTCAGCGAAGCGGTAAAAACCTCAGCCAGTTTTCCTGTTGTTTTTAAACCAACTATCGTTGAGGGTGATACACACAAAGATGGAGGAATTTTAAATAATTTCCCCACAGAAGTATTTATGGGGGATTTATCCACCTTGCTTGAATCTGAGCATGGTAATTGTCTAAGTATGGTCGCCTTTCAATTTGATCATGGGTATGAGCGAAGTTTGTTAGACAAGGTAGTGGATAGAGTTTATCGTGAAAATTTTTTTTGGAATTGGCTTTATGGACTTTTTACTGGTGTCAAAGATCCGGTAAGTGGCTGGGAACGAGATCGTCTAAAGTTATTGCAACACAGTAATCAGGTTGTTCTTATTCCGGTAGGCAATGTTTCATCAACACAATTCGATCTGGATAAAAAAGCCCAAACCACCTTAGTGGAAAATGGTTATCAAGCTGCAAAAAACTATGTAGATGCACGTTACAAAACGGTAAGCCCAACGGTAGCAAAAAATGATGAACTAATTTATTCCACGTTTACCTCGATTGAAGAGTTACTCTATTTTTCCTGTTATAGAGGGCACGCTAATTGGTTTGAAAAGCTGGCCGTAGAAGCCCAAAAAGAAGGGATGACTGAGCAAAAAGTACGGCAATTAAGAGAGAATTATTTTTCTTCACGGGTAATGGCCAAAAAAGAAAACAGGCCTACGGCACATAATAGCTATTTTCCAACAAAATTATCTGGAAATATTTTGGAAAACCAATGGATTACCAAAAATATGCGATTGTTTGAAGCAATTTATCCAGTTTTTCATAAGTTACCTGAGATGTTCCTAACCAATACCTCTGATTTAAAGCTATTCAAACTGGCACGACATTCGCTTTCTCTTCATAAACCTCTGGAAGGTTTAAAATACTTGCAAGAAATCAAGGGAGAAACTCATGTGCTTTTATTTATTTTTATTCAAATTTTAAGTACGGCTCATTTGGATAAAGTTGATCAGGTTGTTGATAAATTAAATTTCTTTATAGCAACCTTGCAACATTTGGAGACAGAGAAATTACAACATCCTTCATTTTATAGTAAATGGAGCTTATTAAATAGACAAAGTAACCGCGTTTTAAACTTACTCAATAAACAGAGTTGGAATGAGGTTTTTGACCTCTGCTCATCTTTAATGAAAAGAGAAGAGCCTTTAGAAACTATAATAATAAAGGATACCTTGGAGGATGGAGAGGAAGATGGCTACGCTAATAACTGGTTCTTCGAAGGGAATAGGCCATGCCTTGGCGCTTGAGTTTGCTAAAAACGCCCATAATTTAGTACTTTGTGCTCGAGATAAAATACGTTTGGAACAATTATCCTCTGAGATAAAAGATGCTTATTCGGTTGAAGTGGATGTGATCTCTTTAGATTTGGCACAAAGCCATAGTGCCTTTCAATTAATTGAGGCGCTTGAAGAGAAAAATTGCAATATAGATTGTCTGGTGAATAATGCAGGTATGGGATATTTAGGTGATTTTATATCCATGGATCCACAAACTTTAAATCAAATGCTCCAACTTAATATGGTTACTGTGAGCGAGTTAACGCGTTATTTTGCAAAAAAATTTGCGCAACAGGGTAAAGGTAAAATCCTTCAGGTTTCTTCGACAGCCGCTTTCCAACCTGGCCCATTTATGGCAGCTTATTATGCCTCTAAAGCTTATGTGACCTCATTATCGGAAGCATTGGCGTATGAACTTAGAGATTCAGGCGTTATGATTTCAATTCTTTCTCCTGGTCCAACCCAAACCCATTTTTTCCATGAGGCGGGTATGGATGAAAGTCATCTTGCCAGAGGGGCCTTGGGTGTCATGAGCGCCGAGAAAGTCGCAAAATTAGCCTACAAAGGATTGCAACGCGGTAAATTATTTATAATTCCCGGTACAATTAATAAACTACTGGCCTATAGTGCTTCAATGTCTCCATTTAGAATGACGCGCCGAATTACCGCATTTCTCCATGGAAAATAGGTGTTGTAATAGGATAATGCTTCGCAAATTTACCTTAATTTGCAATAATTACCACGTTTACACTACTAGTTTTCATCTATGTCAAACGCACTACATCATTATTATTTGCAAACCATGGGGATAGAGGTTTGGATTCCGCGAGAAAAAAATGTTTCCTGTGGGAGGAACTTATCTCAACTGGCAGATGAAATAGCTGCTTGTTCACGTTGCGTTCTCCATAAAACCCGCACACAAACGGTATTTTCTCGAGGTAATCCACTTGCTAAATTAATGATTATTGGTGAAGCGCCCGGTTTTTACGAGGACAAACAAGGATTACCTTTTGTTGGTAAGGCCGGCATGTTGTTAAATCAAATGCTGCAAAGTATTGGATTTTCTGAACAAGATGTTTATATTGCCAATGTTTTAAAATGTAGACCTCCTGATAATCGTGATCCCAAGCCTGAAGAGATTGTTCATTGCAGCGGCTATCTGTCAGAGCAAATTCAATTAGTTAATCCTCATTTGCTGCTTGCGCTTGGGCGCTTTGCCGGGCAGTTTTTGGCAAATAAAATCGCACCTCTTAACCAGCTCCGACAAAAATTTCACTCCTATAATAATATTCCTTTTTTAGTGACCTATCATCCTGCTTATCTATTACGCAATCCCTTGGATAAAAAAAAGACCTATGCTGATCTTTTAACAGTAAAAAAGTTTTTGATGGAAAGAGTAACGTGAAAACAATAGGTGGTATGACTTTATTGGAATTAGTTTGCTGTTTACTCTTAATTTGTGTTTTATTTTTTACGACTGTTCCTGCCCAGTTTTCATTAATGCAACACAATCAGCTAAAGGTCATGGAAGATGAAATCAGTAATGCTATTCGTTATGCAAGAAAAATGGCACTCTTGCATGGTGTTCCTTTAGCATTAACGCCACTACAAAGCTCCAACGATTGGTCAAAAGGAATGATTCTTTTTATTGATAATAAACAACATCAATATCGTTCGGGAGATAAACTATTGCATCAATGGCAATGGCAGAAGCCTGGTCTGCAGATAAGTTGGAAAGGATTTTTATCCAATTCCTATCTTTTATTTTCAAATAACTTAAAACATGCAGCAACGAGCGGTCATTTTGATCTTTTTACTGCTGATTCAAAACATGTAAAATTAATTGTTAATCGTTTTGGACGTGTAAGTAAACCTGTATCAATCCGTGATGGGAAAGATCTTCATTGATACATTAAGGTTATCAACGAGGAGATCAGTTAGGTTTATGGTATAATTCGCCAAATCTTGCTTTGATTCCCTACTATGTTTGCTCAAACTGTAAATCCTCCAGAAAAATTATTACCCTGGCTTAATCACCAACGTTCTTTAACCGCTAAATTAAAAAAAGAGAGAGGGGAGGCTATTCTGAGTATTCTTAAACAGGAATGGAGAAATTGCAGTTGGTGGGATAGATATGTTTTGGGTTTAGCTATAAATTCAGTGATGCACAGAGATATTATAATGACAGCACAGAACAAGGCGTGCTGGTATGCTAGAACGATAATTCCCTGTGATTGCTATGAGAAAAATGCCTCGTTTTTTATGCGATTAAAAGAGGAGGCATTGGGTGTTATTATTTTTGATACCCCCGAAATACAGCGTGATCGAATGATTCATTATTCAATTGATAGCGCTTCACTGGAATATTATTGGCTGCCTCATCATTTAAGAGGAACAGGGGAGCGTTTGTGGGTGAGATTATCTAAATTTATCTTGCCTCAGAGTACTTTTTTTTATCTTGTGGAAATTCTCTTGCCTGAACTTTTAAGGATGAAAAATTGAGATTGCTTCATTATTTTCGCTTAATGCGTCTTCATAAACCAATTGGCATTTTGCTTTTATGGTGGCCGACAGCATGGGCACTTTGGTTGGCGAGTGAAGGAAAGCCCCCTTTCTCTTTAACCTTATTATTTTTAGCAGGTACAGTCTGCATGCGGTCCGCTGGCTGTGTGATTAATGATATTGCTGACAGACATGTGGATTTGCATGTCAAGCGTACGAAGACACGACCGTTAACAGCGGGACAGGTAAATTTAATTGAAGCTTTTTGCCTGCTTTTCATTTTATTACTTCTGGCATTGACTATTTTGCTGCAATTACCAAAACCATGTTTTTACTATGCTTTGGTGGCAGTCGTTGTCACCCTGTTGTACCCTTTTTGCAAGCGATTTATTCAAAGTCCGCAGCTGGTTTTGGGTATTGCTTTTTCAATGGGAATTCCCATGGTTTATGCTGCCCTGGATCATCTTGTAGATAAAACCATGATGATATTACTATTCATTAACTTTATATGGGTAGTGGCCTACGATACAGAATATGCCATGGCTGATCGAGAAGATGATTTGCGTATTGGCATTAAGTCGACAGCTATTCTTTTTGCCTCCTATGACAAATTAGCCATTGCCTTGTTGCAAGTATTATTACATTTATTGTGGCTTCCTCTGGCATTTACTTTAAATTCACTCTTTTTCTGGGGTTGCTGGTTTTATGCGGCTCTGAATTTAGTTTATCAACAAAGACTCATTCGCCAACGCGAAGCAGTGAATTGCTTCAATGCTTTTACTAGTAACAACTGGTATGGATTAAGCATGTGGATTGGGATTGTTGGCGCTATGGGGAGGTAATCTTCATTATAGCCCATCAAATTAGGTTAATGTGATTGAAACTGATTGATGCATATTAATCGCAATCAGTGCTTCATGTCTCTCTTCAACTTTCGCTTTAATATTATTTTCAATCGGAGTACTCACCACATCACTAAATTCTTGGAGTACTTTTAATTGAGTATCCCTATAAAATGAAGTGTCTCTATAGACTCCGACCAAGCCCAGGGTAAATACAAGATCCCCCACAATGACTAAGCCAACCGCTAAAGCGCCTATACCCAAAGGTCCTGCAATTGCCAGAATTCCGGCTCCAACTAAACCACCAGCAATAAAAGCACAGAAAAAACCCGTCCCCAAGATTAAAATT
This region of Legionella clemsonensis genomic DNA includes:
- a CDS encoding 4-hydroxybenzoate octaprenyltransferase, translating into MRLHKPIGILLLWWPTAWALWLASEGKPPFSLTLLFLAGTVCMRSAGCVINDIADRHVDLHVKRTKTRPLTAGQVNLIEAFCLLFILLLLALTILLQLPKPCFYYALVAVVVTLLYPFCKRFIQSPQLVLGIAFSMGIPMVYAALDHLVDKTMMILLFINFIWVVAYDTEYAMADREDDLRIGIKSTAILFASYDKLAIALLQVLLHLLWLPLAFTLNSLFFWGCWFYAALNLVYQQRLIRQREAVNCFNAFTSNNWYGLSMWIGIVGAMGR